The nucleotide window GGCAAAGAGTATAGGAACGAACCGATGACCAAACCCGCCATCGAGAAGGTCAAAGGCGCAAACCCGAATGAGGCCCACAACTCACCAATCGGCCCGCCTGGGCCAATGGTCACCAATAGATAAAAACCTAATACGGTGGGTGGTAAGACCAATGGCAAAGCCACCATCGCTTCAAATACCGCTTTTTTCATGCCTTGCACTCTTGCCAGCCACAAAGCTAACGGTGTGCCCAGCACAATCAATAACACCGTGGTATAAAACGCCACCTGCAAGGTAATCCATAGGGGTTGTAAATCGATACCTTCTAACATCTTTTTCCTAATTTGAGCTGTGAACGCTATGACGTTCAATGTGTTTTTTGAAAATAAAGCCTGTTAAATAGCTCTAATCCTAGCTAATCGCCTAATCCATAACCGTAAGCTTCAATGCGTTTACGCGCTTTTTCTGACTTGAAGAACTTCAAAAACGCTTGGGTTGCCGGCGTTTTCTTGCCTTTGATCACCACCGCTTGTTGAACCAACTTAGGATACAAGTTGCTTGGAATCTCAAAATATTCACCACCAACCGGCTTTTCTGGGTTAGAAACATAGGATTTTGCCACCAGACCAAGTTGGGCATTGTGGCTCACTACATAGTGATAGGTTTTGCCGATATTTTCACCTAACGCGATTTTGTTTTGCGATTTTAACGCATCGTAAACCCCGTAGTGTTTTAAAGTAGCCACTGCCGCTTCTCCATAAGGAGCGGTTTTTGGATTGGCTATCGCCACAAAATGTAAACGCGGGTTATTCGGATTGAATTTGGTTAAATCGGGCGAGACTTTTTGCGCATCAGGCGACCAAACAACCAACTTGCCGGTGACATAGGTAAAACGGCTGCCCGGTTCAGTCAAGCCCTCCTCTTCCAACATTTGCGGGCGCTTCGCATCCGCCGCAAAAAACAGGTCATAAGGCGCGCCTTTTTGAATTTGCGCGTACAACATGCCGGTGGCGCCATTGGAGATATCCACCCTGATACCGGTTTCTTCAGTAAAGTCTTTGGATAACGCCTTTAAAGTGGCTAAAAAATTGGAAGCCACCGCAATACGTACCGTCTCTTGAGCCGAAGCAATCGAGCTGCTGAACAAGGTTGTTATCAATACCATACCTAAGCTGATTTTCTTTACTAACATGATTTTTCCTATATAAAGTTAACTACATATCGTAGCGTAAAAATATAGGCACTCAAGTGCCCGTTCATTGATTCTATTGATTTATTCAGTCGGCAATGGCCAATAAAACATGGCTGGCCTTGATTAAGGCGCAACAACGCTCCCCCACAGCCAATTGCAAACTCTGCACACTTTGATTGGTGACCACCGCAGACATCTTTTGCCCTCCGCCAATTTCGAAAGTGACATCGCTATTTACCGCCCCCTCTTCAATGGCAAGAATTTCTCCACAAAAAACATTACGTGCGCTGGTTTTGAATTTACCCTGAATGTCTTCACTTAAGATTACCCAACTGGCCTTGATCAAAGCGTAAGCGTCAGAGCCTATTTCTAGCCCTAAACGCTCCAAACTATCTGGTGTAATCTGCGCCACAACTTCCCTATCATCGCCTATGGCCAAGATTACCTCACAGTTTACCGGACCGGTTTTAATGGCGGTTACCGAACCATGAAACAGGTTTCTTGCACTGGTTTTCATCGACACCTTTCTCATGATTTCCAGCTGACTTAACACGCCTGGTGAGATATCTTCAAGTTCTCGCATCCAGTGTTGCATCTGCTCGTTAAATAATTGGTAAGCGGCCAATAACGCATGACCAGCGGGCGTCAACGCCATACCGCCGCCGCCAGAACCGCCTTTTTGAGCCACCACCAAATTCTCTTGCGCCGCCAAGTTCATCGCTTCGATGGCTTGCCATGCGCCTTTATAACTCATGCCACACGCTTTAGCGGCCGCCGACAACGAACCTAAAGCGGCAATCTTATTCAGCAGCTCTAAACGACGCTGCCCAGAACGCGATTGCTTAGACCCCATCAAAAAAGACTGCACAAGTTGCTCTGGATGTGAATCGCTCAAATCGCTACTTCCCTACTACCGTTATTACCTTACCTACATATTGCACGAATTATAACGGCAGTCGCCTCCATGTCAATCCATTAAAGCCTCTAAAATACATTTTAGAATATTGAGTATTTCTGACTTTACCAGGCCTGGTATTTACAACCCATTGAATAGATGTAAATATAGCCTAACTATTTCAATGTTCTGTAAACCCATGAAAACACGCTTGCCATCCATCAAAACGTTTCTGGCTCAATTCACCTTACCCGTGAGTCACAGTGAAAAAATCATCTCCGCGCTTGGAGGGTTTCTTGCTATTTTTACGGTGATGCTGATAAGCGAGCACTTTTTGGGTTTGCAGGCTGGCTGGGGAATTATCGCCTCGATGGGTGCTTCTGCGGTATTGCTGTTTGCCGTGCCGAACGGCCCTCTTTCACAACCTTGGCCGGTGTTTGGCGGCCATCTATTTGCCGCGTTCATCGGTGTGAGCTGTGCGCTGTTGATTCAAGACCCTTTGCTTGCAGCAAGCAGTGCCGTAGGCTTAACCATTGGTGTGATGTACTATTTGAACTGCATTCACCCGCCAGGCGGTGCCACCGCATTAACCGCCGTGGTAGGCGGCGAAACGATTCACCAAATGGGTTACCAGTTTCTACTCACCCCGGTGCTGCTTAATATCATCAGCATATTGATGATTGCCGTCCTGTTCAATGCGTTGTTTCACTGGCGACGTTACCCGCAATCATTGCAGAAGCAAAGCCAATCAACCTCAAAAATACCCGATCAAGAGTCAATCTCGCACGAAGATTTTTTAGCGGCGTTAAAACAGATCGACAGTTTTGTGGATATCAATGAGAACGAATTACGACGTATTTTCGAACTGATTCAGCAAAATGCCGGCAAAAACGAGCTTAAGGGCTATGACATTGAGCTAGGTAAGGTTTATAGTAATGGACAAATCGGCAAAGATTGGAGCATGCGTCAGATTATTGATGAATCCGCCGACAACAACCCAAACAACGACTTTGTGATTTTTAGACAAATTGCCGGTCAAGAAAAGAAACGTAGCGACTGTGTTACCCGAAATGAATTTGCTCAATGGGCAAAATATGAAATGATTCAGCAAGAGGGTAAATGGATTCGTAAAAACAAAACAGTAGATAATCCCCTTTCAGCAAAATAACAAAGATAAAGATAATGAAAACTCAAACACTCACCTTATTATTTTCTCTTTTAGTTACCGGGCTTTTATTGCAAGGTTGTTCGCAATCCGAACAAAGCTCTGTCAACCAATGGCCAACCCCCAAAACCTGTGATTTACATACTGAAAGCTGTACCGCCAAAATGGGTGACTCGACGATTACCTTAAAAATCAGCCCGCACCCTATCCCTATCGCCCGACCTCTTGGGATTGAGGTGGATGTTACAAATCTAGACGTACAGAAAATTGAACTCGATATCTCAGGAATCAATATGTATATGGGTTACAACCGTGTCACCCTGACTCAAGCCAGCGCCGATCGTTATATCGGCACCTCGATGCTCGCCTTCTGCACGAATCAGAAAATGCTGTGGCAAGTCACCTTGATGATTCACCAAAAAGACGGCACACAGATTCAAATCCCCTATACCTTGGAAACCATTAACCGCCGTTAACGCCTGTTAAAGCCTATTGACGCTAATGGAGAGATTTATTGAACGCTTAGAGGCCTTGTTTCTGTTTCAAGGCTTCACCCACTACAGGGTGGACAAACTCTGAAACATCGCCACCTAACGCCGAGATTTCACGTACCAGACTGGAAGAGATGAATGCATATTGCTCCGCCGGTGTCATGAACATGGTTTCGACTTCTGGAGCCAATTTTCGATTCATCGAAGCGAGCTGAAACTCATACTCGAAATCCGATACCGCACGTAAACCTCGCAACAGGACATGTCCGTTAATCTCTTTTACAAAATCAACCAACAACCCGCTGAACCCGATGATTTCCACATTCGGCAAATCGGCGGTAACCGCTTTGGCCAACGCCACTCTTTCTTCTAAGGTGAACAGTGAGTTTTTATTACGGTTATCCGCTACGGCAATCACTAAACGGTCATAAAACCGCGCAGCACGTTCGATTAAATCATAGTGTCCACTGGTGATGGGGTCGAAAGTCCCTGGATAAACCGCAGTAATAGACATAAGTTTCCTTTTGCATCGCTTATCAACTCATCGGCGAATCTAGCAATGGTTATTTAATTTAAGTATGTGCGCCATTCTACGTTAAGAACAAACATAAAAAAACCAGCACATAGGCTGGTTTTCCATTCAAGTCTTATTTCTACTAGAAATTATTCGACGATTTCACGACCGTTTGTCGCTTGAATTGGACGGTTGTTGGTATGCATGACTTCATGCAAAGCCGCGATTTGCGCTTTTGAAGCTTCCGCTTGTGACTTCATCATTAACCACTGTACACCTTCCGAACATGGTGGAGTTGTTAAAGACCCCATAAAAGCGTAGTAACCATTTTCAGCAGGAACAAAATCGGCGCCATTCATCTCGACACCCGCTACATCTTTAGCCGCGGCTTCATGGTGAGGCATGTTATCCACAATCTTCTGTAAGAAAGCATTGTTTGCGCCTTCTTTAATCAACACCGCCACAACAGCCAACTTGCCGTCGTCACTCTTATGCACAAAGTGAGCTTCCATTGGATAAGACTGGCCTTCTAAGTGGTTTTCTGAAGGCGTGTGGAAGTGTACTTGCAGCAAGTTGAACGTTTTACCATCTAAGGTGATTGAACTGCCTTTTGCAAAGTTGTTCTGTACCGTATGACCATTATTCACGATGTTCATAGTAGAGGTGTGATAATCAAATTTGATGGCATGTTGCTCAATGTCTTTTGCTGCCGTGATGTTGATAGGCGACTGTTGCTGACCTGTTTTACAGGTGCCATATTCCTTCTTCAAATCACCCCAATGAGAAGGCCCGGCTTCACCCGTATAACCCCAATGGACAACGTGCTCATGTCCTTCATGAGAGTCTGCAAAAACATTACCTACCAATGCCAAAGAAAGAGCCGAAACTAACGCAATACGCTTCATAAATATCCTATTTGTTTAAAATTAAAAACGGCTATTCTAAGAGCCACCAAAAAATATACAAATCAATAATACTTATAAAAGGGTTATGTCTACTTATTTTGAAAACAAACTGAAATTGAATGTAACTGAACGACCATGGACAATTGATTCGTCAATAACCCATGATGTATTGTGCTCGATGAACCAATGGCTATTCTTTATATTTAAATAGACCGAATCGAACTTGCGAGGTGCTTTTCTCTCGATGGCACTCCCAGCCATCTGGCAAAACCGGCCAATCAAGCTGTTTTTCTTGCTCTAAATATAACCAGGCCTGGTTATTTACATAGCCGTTTTTGAACAACAGATCGACTGAATTCTGCATAAAGTTTTTATGAAATGGCGGGTCTAGAAACACCACATCGTAATGGCTGTTCGCCGGTTGCGCCAGCCACTGCAGACTATCGACCTGTTCAACTTGGGCATTGTCTAATTTAAGCTGTTGCAGATTCTGCTTAAGTTGCTTGGCATTGGCTGAATCCAACTCAAGTAAAGTCGCATGTTTGGCACCACGCGACAACGCCTCGAAAGATAAGGCGCCCGAACCGGAAAACACATCCAAACAATTGGCTCCTGGTATCTCGAACTGTAACCAATTAAACAGCGTTTCCCGTACTCTGTCAGAGGTTGGACGAAGCCCTTCGGCGTTTAAAACCGGTAATTTACGCCCGCGTAAATCGCCGCCTATAATCCTGACTTCGCCCAACGGGTTACCCTTGACGTTAGCGGACTTACTGGAATGATTCGACGACTTGGATGGATATTTTCTAGATCTTTTTTGTGACATGGTTTATGACTTTTGTGGCCAGTGTTGTATACGTTTTCTTGCCTCCAAACGTTGCATCAACTCGGCTTGGTTCAGGGGCTTATCAAAATAATAACCTTGTATAATCAAGTTGGAATACTCGGCCAGTTTTTCCAATTGCACTTGCGTTTCAATCCCTTCGATTACCACATGTAATCCTAAAGATTGCGCCATTTGGATAGTGTGGTGAACGATTAATCGATCCGATTCGTTTACATCAATATTCAAGATGAATTGCCTATCGATTTTGAGCTCACTCAAATTTAACCTATCAAGATAATATAGGTTTGAATAACCGGTACCATAATCGTCTAGAGATAGGCGGCATCCCATATTCTGGATGGATTCAAACACTTTATTATTTCTGAAATTATCTTCAACCATCATGGATTCGGTTACTTCAAAGACGATGCTTTGACTATCCACCTGGGAAGATTGGATAATAGCCTCTATATCTTCGATGAATTTAGGGCTTCTAAGCTGTATCGCGGATAAGTTGATGGAAATCGAAACCCCCTCAAGTTGATAGGCCGCAGACCAAGTTGTAAACTGGTTCAAAGCCTCTCTAACCACCCATAAACCAACTTCCTCGATCAGCCCCATTTTTTCAAGAACAGGTACAAATTCAGAGGGCGAAACCACACCTCTTTGCGGATGTGTCCAGCGCAACAAGGTTTCAAACCCGACTAAGTTCTGGGTTTTAAGGTCTATCTGTGGCTGGTAAACCAAAAACAACTCTTGATTGATCAATGCATTTTTTAAATCGTTCTCGAAGTACAGTTTTTTGATTGCCGCTTGACGCATTGAATCGTTATAGAACTGGTAACTGTTCAAATGATTCTTTTTGACATCATACATCGCGGTATCAGCGGCTTGGATCAAGCTTTGAGCATCACTTCCATCGACGGGGTAAACACTCACCCCCATTGTCGCACCGATCTGTAAGGTATAATCGCCCACCAGATAAGGGGCCTGAAAGAGTTCGGCGACTTGTTGCACAGCACTTTCCAGTTCGTTTTTTGTTTGAACTTGTGGCATAAAAATAACAAACTCATCGCCACCAAAACGAGCGACAAGGTTGGGCGACTTGAATTGATTGTTCAACGCTTCGGCGACTTGTCTAAGCAATTCGTCGCCGACTATGTGGCCGAGCGAATCGTTAATCGCTTTGAAAAAGTCCAAATCTAGAAAAATCAAACCTGCTTGAGTCTCATTGGAATCAAGAGCTTGATTGATATAATCTTGTAGTAAACGTCTATTCGGCAACTGCGTCAATACATCATGATTTGCCAAAAACTCTAACTGCTTTTCGTTTTCGATTTTCTCACTGATATCTGAGAATATTCCGATATAGTGGGTAACTTCATTCTGTTTGTTCTTTAAGGTACTGACCACCAGCCATTCCGGATAGACCTCCCCGGACTTATTTCGGTTCCAAATCTCACCTTGCCAGCGACCCTCATTGAGAATACAGCTCCACATTCCCCGATAAAACTCCGAGGAGTGCCGATTGGAATTCAATAGCGACGGGCTCTTACCTAAGACATCCTCTCGCTCATATCCGGTGACCGTTGTAAACGCGTCGTTGACACTCAAAATGTTTTTTTGGCTATCGGTGATCATGACCCCTTGCGGGCTTTCTTCATAAATTCGAGCCATCAACTGCAATTCATTAGCCAACTCGGTTTTTGCCCGAACCTCTTGTTGCAAACTATCGACCAACTGACCAATTGAACTTGATAACATGCCAACTTCACTATCATTAGTGGCATAAGGTGAAATATCGGCTTTTTCATCGCCGTGACGAATCCTATCAGCGACTTTTGTTAAATCCTCTAAGGCGCGTGTCGAGCGAGAAACGATCTTCCATACCAAGAGCCATAAGAGCAACATCATCAACACCAAAATAACAATGGAATTGACCAGAATGCTATAGGCGGGAGTGATGACACTTCGAACACTTTCACGAGCCACCACCCCCCATTGCAGCATCTCATTTTCAGGTGTGGTCAGGTAACGTGCGGCACTCAAATACTCAACACCGTTTGCCCATCTTTCCTCTGCAAGTCCTTGTTGCCGCTGCAACGCATTTTGAAATGAATTTAAGGAGGATAAATTGATAGATGCCGAGGGCAACTCCGCCGTTCCCATCAATAATGAACCATCGCTTTTAGTCACCAATATGTCTACATTTTTTAAGGTATCCGAGCGTAATAATTCTTCACGCATCTCAAACGCCCAGTCCCATCCTAGATGACCACAAATAACACCAAGCAATTGGCCGTTTTCATCCAGTATGGGTGCCGAAACATCCACTAATCTCAAGGGGAGGTCATCCCACTTTGGTTTAGGCATGATATTGGCCAGCAAGAATGCATCATGAACACTACCCATATGCAAACCTTTGCTTCCATGAATGAACCAGCTTCGTTTAGAGACATTTTTACCAACCAACAAACCATCGGTACCCACCAAAATATTTCCTGAAGCATCGGTCATACCTATCCAAGCATAATAAGGATATGACTTCCTCAACTGCTCAAAAATAGCGAGTTTTTCTTGATTGGTAGTAAATGGAGACTTTATATCCGATAGCTGTGTCAACATTTGCACTTCATTACCACGGCTCTGCATATCTTTATTGAGCTGGTTTGCCATATGATTGGCTAGCTCACCCAGCATGACTCCGCGGTTTTCTGTAACCATATGGGAAATGCGCATGGAAGAGATGCCAGCAATCACAGTCGTTACGAATAAAACTGAAAGCATGAGATAAATTGTCAATTTACCTCGCATGGTATGCATTAGGCCGCTTAATTTCAGTTTATACATTTTGTATTTGACTCGATTGATTCATTGAATATGTTTGTACTTAAACTTGATTGTAAAAGCACATTATTTATTTTGATTATTTCGCCAGACGGATATCGTCGGGGTTAATTAGGATTTTTTTCGCTTTATAAAGTCGCCCAAGTGCTTTTTTATAACTTGCTTTACTCACTCTATAACGCTTGAAGATTTCCTCGGGCGAGCTTTTATCGGTAAGCTCTGACACCCCGTTATTGGCCTCCAACACAGCTAAAATCATCTGTCCCAATTCGTCTTGTGCCTCTTGGCCGCGTTTTTGCAAGGTCAGATTAATCTTGTGGTCTGGCCTAATCCCTTTGATATAACCTTGCATTTTCTGCCCCATTCTCAATGGCTGCAAAATATCGCTATTATGAATCAAACCTAGATGGGTGCCGTTAATTAGAGCGGTATATCCCATTTTACTGCGACTGACCACCATCAACTTCACGGGCTGGCCACTTTTGAAAGTGTCGTTGGTCTCTTTGAGATGCAGGCTCAATTTACTGGATGCGGCAATGCGGCCACTTTTATCGATATACAGATAAACGCAATAAGATTTACCTTTTTCCATTGGCACCCGTTGCTCGGCATAGGGAACCAATAAATCCTTTGGCATTCCCCAATCCATAAAAGCTCCGGTTCGATTGACATCCGTTACCGTCAAGTACGCCACTTCACCGATCTCGGCAAGTGGTCGATCGGTTGTCGCCACTAAACGGTCTTGCGAATCGAGATGAATGAACACCTCTAAATTTTGCCCGACTTTGGCATTGGCAGGCACATAACGTTTAGGCAAAAGAATCTCGCCGAGCTCTCCGCCATCTAAATACAGCCCGAACTCGACCTCTTTAACAACCTTTAATTGATTCATTTGTCCGACTTGAGCCATTTTTACAACCTTATAAACGAAATAACCGCACTTTAACTAGTGCCAAATAATAATGTTAGCAATTATAACCAGGCCTGGTGATTTACTGTAGATAAATCCTCTATTTCCGAATTAAGTAAACTCCAAACCAGGCCTGGTGAGATTAGGATGAAACCATTGGATGAATGATTTAAAGCAGAAAAGTAATTTTCTCTTAAGCTTTGTTGATTTACCTTAGCCGCAAAAACACCTAAAATGGAAAGATGTTACTTATCTTAACAAGGAAATAAATATCATGAAAACATTTATGCAAATCGCTTTATGGACGGGGTTATCACTCGGCTTACTTGGTTGTTCAGGTGTTCCGGTGAACCAGGATTATGATACAAGTTATGACTTTAGCAAGATTCGTTCGGTAGAGTGGTTGTCTGCCGCACAACAGACCGAACCCAAAGCCTCTACTTTTGCGCAACAAAACCCTCTCATAGCCAAACGCATTGAAAACGCGATTACCCAACAATTACAACTTAAAGGCATCACTCTTCGACAAACAGGTCTTGCTGATGCCTTTATTACCTATCACTACTCAACCAAACGTATTTTGCAAGCCGACCCGGTTTCAACCTCATTTGGTTTTGGCATGTTCAGTCGTCATAGTGGTGTGATGTTTCGTACCAGTCCGGACATTTATGAATATGAAGAGGGACGCCTAGTAATTGATATCATTGGACGCAACAATCAACTGTTATGGAGAGGAATCAGCCCATCTCGTTTAGTAGAACAGGCGACTCCGGCAGAAACAACCGCCAGAGTGGATGAAGTGGTTGCCTCGATATTGGCGCAATACCCTCCTAAATAATGGATAAGGACATTAGTCGTTATCCAAACTTTCAACAAGATAGGCCTTTAAAAAGGCCTATTGCAATATTAAATAAGTAGGTTGGACTCTATCTGATGATAGACCTTTGCCGCTTGTATTAACGATTTAGCCGTGAGCTGTGGTACCCCATACACTTCGGTGATGAGGTTGTTGTTCTGATGAACCCTATCTAACAACAAATCAAAATCACCATCACCCGAAAGCAAGACCACCTTGTCGACATCGGGAGCAATATCGATGACATCGATAGTGATTCCTACATCCCAATCCCCTTTTGCCGAGCCATCTTTACGCTGAATATAAGGTTTTAACTTAACCACAAATCCCATTTTCCTTAACGCATTCTGAAACTTACGTTGGCCTTCGTTATCGCTCTCGATCGCATAGGCAATCGCCGACACAATTTCACCCTGCAAGGATAGTTGCCGCCAAAGCTTCTTATAATCAAATTGACGTCCATAAGCCTCACGTGTGGTGTAGTAAATGTTTTGCACATCAACAAACAGGGCTATTTTAGTCATGGAAATCTTTGGCAATTTTGGCTTGGCAAGAGACGATTGAAGAATCCGCTATAATCAGAACCACTCGATGATCTCTGCCGCCGATTGACGCGTTTTCGGTTTTTGAGGATTGACTCGATAACCGAATGCCAACATATAGGCGACTTGGAACTCGGAAGTATCCACACCCAATTCATCGCCTAAGAGTTCATTAACCTCTTTCTCTTTGAACCCTTCTATTGGGCAGGTATCGATTTCCATCAATGCCGCAGAGGTCATCATATTGGCTAACGCAATATAGGTCTGTTTTGTCGCCCAATCGAACATCGCTCTATCTGACGAGAGTAAGTCAAAATCCGACTCTTGGAAGGTCTTGTAAAAACCACCTCGCATTTCAATCACATCATCTGGCAGACCATGTACGTCTTTCATCATGTGATGAATATAATCACTGTCATAGCGCATGGATTTAGCCGTTCGCGCCAAAGCGATTACAAAATGACTGGCGGTTGGCAAGGTGTTTTGAGCACCCCAGACAATCGGTTTAAACTTTGCGCGTAGCTCAGGGTTTTGCACCACTAGAAACTTCCAAGGCTCAAAACCAAAAGAACTCGGACTTAAACGTGCGCTTTCCAACAGCGTTTGAAATACATCATCGGGAATTTTACGCTCTGCATCCATCACCTTACAGGCGTGACGGAATTGAAAAGCATTTAGGAGCTGTGTTTGAACATCAGAAATTGGAAGAGACATAATTAAATAACACTTTTTAGTAATAAAAAACCGATTCTAAAATAATAGACCGGATGTTTCACGTGAAATCAGTGACATCTAGCTGAACAGCAAACCTACTCTTGGCTTGCTGTTTGCGATTGGAATCACCTGATTATTGAGGTTTACCCACCATGATTGTGAGCATTTTTCCGGGCTTGATCAGCTTATCCCAAACGTTTAGCACATCTTGCTTGCTAACCTTTTCAATCTGTTTTGGAAACCACTCTAAATAATCAAGAGGTAAACCATAAAAACCAATCATGGAAATGTAGCCTAGGATTTTACCGTTATTATCCATCCGTAATGGAAACCCGCCAATTAAGTTGTCTTTAATGGCTTGCAGTTTTTCATTACTAAAATCCTTTAAAAAGGCATTTAATGTATCTTTAACCACCTTATCGGCTTGTGAGGCCGAAGCGTTTTTAGTCGACAAACCGATTAAAAACGGCCCATTCACTTTTTGAGGTGCGAAGTAGCTATACACGCTGTAAACCAAGCCGCGTTTTTCACGCACCTCTTCCACCAATAATGAACCGAATCCGCTGCCACCCAAAATATGATTACCCACAAACAGCGCCGCATAATCGGGATTACCTCGTTCAATCCCTAATTGGGCAAGCGAATAATAGGTCTGTGTCGAGTCAAACTCAATCTTGATGGATTGCGCTTGAGTCAAAGGTTTAGGGGTGACCAGGCCTGGTAAAATCTGGCCTTTCGGTAAATTTTTGGTTAATTGTTCGGCAATTTTTTCAGCTTGGGTTTTATCGACATTTCCCACAATGGCAATCACCGCATTACTGGCAACATAATGCGTTTTATAAAAGGCTTTGATGTTATCCAGATTAATCTTATCAACCGACTCCAAGGTCCCCGATGTCGGATGCGCATACGGATGGTTTCCGTACAGCGTTTTCCATAAAAAATCGCTGGCAATCGCTTGTGGATTGACGGTTTTTTGCTTAAGAGCAATCTTTAAACGCTGCATTTCACGTTCAAAAATCGCTTGTGAAAACTGAGAATCACTCACCAAAGTCTCAAAGGTGTTCAAGGCCTTTTGCATGATGTTAGGACGGGTAAGTGTTCTTAGAGAGATGGAAGCATTATCACGCGAAACACTTGAACCGATTTGCGCACCGATATTGTTAAAGGTCTCAGATACCTGCTCTTCATTCAACTTAGACGTTTCAGTACCCAGCAAACCGGAAGTCATGGCAGCAAGCCCCCAAACATCACCATCACGTGCCGAACCGGCATCAAAGGT belongs to Thiomicrorhabdus immobilis and includes:
- a CDS encoding LabA-like NYN domain-containing protein, whose amino-acid sequence is MTKIALFVDVQNIYYTTREAYGRQFDYKKLWRQLSLQGEIVSAIAYAIESDNEGQRKFQNALRKMGFVVKLKPYIQRKDGSAKGDWDVGITIDVIDIAPDVDKVVLLSGDGDFDLLLDRVHQNNNLITEVYGVPQLTAKSLIQAAKVYHQIESNLLI
- a CDS encoding CvfB family protein, whose translation is MAQVGQMNQLKVVKEVEFGLYLDGGELGEILLPKRYVPANAKVGQNLEVFIHLDSQDRLVATTDRPLAEIGEVAYLTVTDVNRTGAFMDWGMPKDLLVPYAEQRVPMEKGKSYCVYLYIDKSGRIAASSKLSLHLKETNDTFKSGQPVKLMVVSRSKMGYTALINGTHLGLIHNSDILQPLRMGQKMQGYIKGIRPDHKINLTLQKRGQEAQDELGQMILAVLEANNGVSELTDKSSPEEIFKRYRVSKASYKKALGRLYKAKKILINPDDIRLAK
- a CDS encoding M16 family metallopeptidase: MKQSFKNTFYPTWLFMVTLLLSHSAMASVQVESWQTQNGAKVMYVQTTQLPMLDIEMTFDAGSARDGDVWGLAAMTSGLLGTETSKLNEEQVSETFNNIGAQIGSSVSRDNASISLRTLTRPNIMQKALNTFETLVSDSQFSQAIFEREMQRLKIALKQKTVNPQAIASDFLWKTLYGNHPYAHPTSGTLESVDKINLDNIKAFYKTHYVASNAVIAIVGNVDKTQAEKIAEQLTKNLPKGQILPGLVTPKPLTQAQSIKIEFDSTQTYYSLAQLGIERGNPDYAALFVGNHILGGSGFGSLLVEEVREKRGLVYSVYSYFAPQKVNGPFLIGLSTKNASASQADKVVKDTLNAFLKDFSNEKLQAIKDNLIGGFPLRMDNNGKILGYISMIGFYGLPLDYLEWFPKQIEKVSKQDVLNVWDKLIKPGKMLTIMVGKPQ
- a CDS encoding NAD(P)H-dependent oxidoreductase, whose amino-acid sequence is MSLPISDVQTQLLNAFQFRHACKVMDAERKIPDDVFQTLLESARLSPSSFGFEPWKFLVVQNPELRAKFKPIVWGAQNTLPTASHFVIALARTAKSMRYDSDYIHHMMKDVHGLPDDVIEMRGGFYKTFQESDFDLLSSDRAMFDWATKQTYIALANMMTSAALMEIDTCPIEGFKEKEVNELLGDELGVDTSEFQVAYMLAFGYRVNPQKPKTRQSAAEIIEWF
- a CDS encoding DUF4136 domain-containing protein yields the protein MKTFMQIALWTGLSLGLLGCSGVPVNQDYDTSYDFSKIRSVEWLSAAQQTEPKASTFAQQNPLIAKRIENAITQQLQLKGITLRQTGLADAFITYHYSTKRILQADPVSTSFGFGMFSRHSGVMFRTSPDIYEYEEGRLVIDIIGRNNQLLWRGISPSRLVEQATPAETTARVDEVVASILAQYPPK